In Streptomyces canus, one DNA window encodes the following:
- a CDS encoding TQXA domain-containing protein, protein MFSAFSALSVRGRGAARLAAVTFVSGLLATGATVAVAGTASADEAAQSQRGATATIEGLKTYGDAVIHDTDSDLRVPAGLFEMSVEGGGTLQTYCVDLYNPTQKDAKYHETDWSGTSLGANKGAGKIRWILQNSYPQVNDLAALAAKAGIASGLTEQDAAAGTQVAIWRYSDHADVDAVDPRAEKLADYLEKSARDLVEPAASLTLDPPAVSGHPGELLGPVTVHTNAVGVTVTPPADAATSGVRIVGKDGRPVTSAGNGSELYFDVPEDAAAGSADLTVQASTTVPVGRAFASESRSQTQILAGSSESTVSATAGATWAKEGAVPALSAARNCTEGGLDITAVNQGDEEFAFELMGTEYAIAAGESRTVTVPLQEDQAYDFTITGPDGLAKRFTGVLDCRTRSSETGATTQTLSEPSPATVAVPTTDVNLAETGGSATTPLIAGTAIALVVIGGAALVLTGRKQNRAQD, encoded by the coding sequence GTGTTTTCTGCGTTCTCTGCGCTGTCCGTGCGCGGACGGGGGGCGGCTCGCCTCGCGGCCGTCACGTTCGTCTCCGGCCTGCTCGCCACCGGTGCGACGGTGGCCGTCGCCGGCACGGCGTCCGCGGACGAGGCGGCGCAGAGCCAGAGAGGGGCGACCGCCACCATAGAGGGCCTGAAGACCTACGGTGACGCGGTGATTCACGACACCGACAGCGATCTGCGGGTGCCGGCCGGGCTGTTCGAGATGTCCGTCGAGGGCGGCGGCACTCTGCAGACGTACTGCGTCGACCTCTACAACCCCACGCAGAAGGACGCCAAGTACCACGAGACCGACTGGAGCGGCACCTCGCTGGGCGCCAACAAGGGGGCAGGCAAGATCCGTTGGATCCTGCAGAACTCCTATCCCCAGGTCAACGACCTCGCGGCGCTCGCCGCCAAGGCCGGTATCGCCTCGGGGCTGACCGAGCAGGACGCGGCGGCCGGCACCCAGGTGGCGATCTGGCGCTACTCGGACCACGCCGACGTCGACGCCGTCGACCCGCGGGCCGAGAAGCTCGCGGACTACCTGGAGAAGAGCGCCCGTGACCTCGTGGAGCCGGCGGCGTCGCTGACGCTCGACCCGCCCGCGGTCTCCGGCCACCCCGGCGAGCTGCTCGGCCCGGTCACGGTGCACACCAACGCGGTCGGCGTGACGGTCACCCCGCCGGCGGACGCTGCCACGAGCGGCGTGCGGATCGTCGGCAAGGACGGCAGGCCGGTGACCTCCGCGGGCAACGGCAGCGAGCTCTACTTCGACGTTCCCGAGGACGCGGCGGCGGGCTCGGCCGACCTCACCGTGCAGGCGTCGACGACTGTGCCGGTCGGCCGTGCGTTCGCCTCCGAGAGCCGGAGCCAGACGCAGATCCTCGCCGGCTCCAGCGAGTCGACGGTCTCGGCGACGGCGGGCGCGACCTGGGCGAAGGAGGGCGCCGTACCGGCCCTCTCCGCAGCCCGGAACTGCACCGAGGGCGGCCTGGACATCACCGCGGTCAACCAGGGCGACGAGGAGTTCGCGTTCGAGCTGATGGGGACGGAGTACGCCATCGCGGCGGGCGAGTCCCGCACGGTGACGGTCCCGCTCCAGGAGGACCAGGCGTACGACTTCACGATCACCGGCCCCGACGGTCTCGCGAAGCGCTTCACCGGCGTCCTCGACTGCCGCACCCGCAGCAGCGAGACGGGCGCCACGACCCAGACGCTCAGCGAGCCCAGCCCCGCCACGGTGGCCGTCCCCACCACCGACGTCAACCTCGCCGAGACCGGCGGCTCGGCCACGACCCCGCTGATCGCCGGCACCGCCATCGCCCTGGTGGTGATCGGGGGCGCGGCCCTGGTCCTCACCGGCAGGAAGCAGAACCGGGCACAGGACTGA
- a CDS encoding GTP-binding protein — translation MTAVTDQDHTEQAGNAVSRQSGESVDGGKPVEEPLPEADVEVEPEGEDEHARVETVSGPESGPEQDQEGNVSEAPGRAPADGHARVGAGRDRREAGSGSPEPVDAAAPADGDSADAWDDGLIARRVTAETEQAAVMEARGLNAPPAAPLTYDGPLHSRLDALRELVGLSRARLDSRTLAEAGQVLDEAAARRRLSGQHTVVAIAGATGSGKSQLFNSLAGVAISETGVRRPTTAAPIACSWSDGSASLIERLGIPPRLRRRPVQSAESEAQLRGLVLVDLPDHDSAAVQHREHVDRILALVDAVIWVVDPEKYADAILHERYLRPMAGHAEVMFVVLNQVDRLPGEAAEQVLDDLRRLLDEDGIALGEYGEPGATVLALSALTGDGVGELREALGHFVTERGAPARRIAADVDAAAWRLRPVYATGRRTGLSEQARDDFAARLADAVGATAAGEAAERAWLRNANRACGTPWLRLWRWFEDRREPSTGRMPVRAQPDEEATARQRVEQAVRTLADRASAGLPAPWAQAVREAAVRGSQGLPEALDQLTARAGLPPGRPPRPGWWPVAVLAQASMTLLQIVGGLWLVGQIVGFMAPNLGVPVLLMVAGIIGGPIVEWSCRMAARGPARRYGVEAERRLREAASGCGRARVLDPVAAELLRYREVREQYGRVVGVG, via the coding sequence ATGACCGCCGTCACGGATCAGGACCACACGGAGCAGGCGGGGAACGCCGTATCGAGGCAATCGGGGGAATCGGTGGACGGGGGGAAGCCGGTCGAGGAGCCCTTGCCGGAGGCCGATGTCGAGGTGGAGCCGGAGGGCGAGGACGAGCACGCACGCGTGGAGACGGTGTCGGGGCCGGAGAGCGGTCCTGAGCAGGACCAGGAGGGGAACGTGAGCGAGGCTCCGGGTCGTGCGCCCGCCGACGGTCACGCGCGCGTGGGGGCGGGGCGCGATCGTAGGGAGGCCGGTAGCGGCTCCCCGGAGCCGGTCGACGCAGCTGCCCCCGCTGACGGCGACTCCGCGGACGCCTGGGACGACGGGCTCATCGCGCGCCGGGTCACCGCCGAGACCGAGCAGGCCGCCGTGATGGAGGCCCGTGGGCTCAACGCACCGCCTGCCGCCCCGCTCACCTACGACGGCCCTCTGCATTCCCGTCTGGACGCGCTGCGGGAGCTGGTCGGGCTCTCGCGGGCCCGACTCGACAGCCGCACGCTCGCCGAAGCCGGCCAGGTCCTGGACGAGGCGGCTGCCCGGCGCCGGCTCTCCGGGCAGCACACCGTCGTCGCCATCGCCGGTGCGACGGGCAGTGGCAAGTCGCAGCTGTTCAACTCGCTCGCCGGAGTGGCCATCTCGGAGACCGGCGTACGCCGGCCCACCACGGCCGCGCCGATCGCGTGCAGTTGGAGCGACGGTTCGGCCAGTCTCATCGAACGGCTCGGCATCCCGCCCCGGCTGCGGCGGCGCCCTGTGCAGAGCGCCGAGTCGGAGGCCCAGCTGCGCGGGCTCGTCCTGGTCGACCTGCCCGACCACGACTCGGCGGCCGTCCAGCACCGCGAGCACGTGGACCGGATCCTGGCGCTCGTCGACGCCGTCATCTGGGTCGTCGACCCCGAGAAGTACGCCGACGCGATCCTGCACGAGCGCTATCTGCGGCCCATGGCGGGCCACGCGGAGGTCATGTTCGTCGTCCTCAACCAGGTCGACCGGCTGCCCGGGGAGGCCGCCGAGCAGGTCCTCGACGATCTACGGCGGCTGCTGGACGAGGACGGGATCGCCCTCGGGGAGTACGGCGAGCCGGGCGCCACGGTGCTCGCGCTGTCGGCGCTCACCGGGGACGGCGTCGGTGAACTGCGGGAGGCACTCGGCCACTTCGTGACGGAGCGCGGAGCTCCCGCGCGGCGGATCGCGGCCGATGTGGACGCGGCGGCGTGGCGGCTTCGGCCCGTCTACGCGACGGGCCGGCGCACCGGGCTGAGCGAGCAGGCGCGCGACGACTTCGCCGCCCGGCTCGCGGACGCGGTGGGGGCCACCGCGGCGGGCGAGGCGGCCGAACGCGCCTGGCTGCGCAACGCCAACCGCGCGTGCGGGACACCTTGGTTGCGGCTGTGGCGCTGGTTCGAGGACCGCCGCGAACCTTCCACGGGACGGATGCCGGTGCGTGCCCAGCCCGACGAGGAGGCGACCGCGCGCCAGCGTGTGGAGCAGGCCGTACGGACGCTCGCCGACCGGGCCTCGGCGGGGCTGCCCGCGCCGTGGGCGCAGGCGGTGCGCGAGGCGGCCGTACGTGGCTCCCAGGGGCTGCCCGAGGCGCTGGACCAGCTGACGGCCCGAGCCGGGCTGCCACCGGGCCGCCCGCCGCGTCCGGGCTGGTGGCCGGTGGCCGTACTGGCGCAGGCGTCCATGACGCTCCTTCAAATCGTCGGCGGGCTCTGGCTGGTGGGCCAGATCGTCGGGTTCATGGCGCCGAACCTGGGGGTCCCGGTGCTGCTGATGGTGGCCGGCATCATCGGCGGCCCGATCGTCGAGTGGAGCTGCCGGATGGCGGCACGGGGGCCTGCGCGGCGGTACGGCGTGGAGGCGGAACGGCGGCTGCGGGAGGCGGCGTCCGGGTGCGGGCGGGCGCGGGTGCTGGATCCGGTGGCGGCGGAGCTGCTGCGCTACCGGGAGGTCCGGGAGCAGTACGGCAGGGTCGTCGGGGTGGGGTGA
- a CDS encoding single-stranded DNA-binding protein: MNETMICAVGNVATQPVYRELATGASVRFRLAATARYLDREKNEWTDGHTNFFTVWANRQLATNVSGSINVGDPVVVHGRLKVRSEGREGQPAWTSADIDAVAIGHDLARGTSAFRRTQRPENTGACSSAQPEPVWETPPGETADRQEAVAVT, translated from the coding sequence ATGAACGAGACGATGATCTGCGCGGTGGGCAACGTGGCGACACAGCCGGTGTACCGGGAGTTGGCCACGGGCGCGTCGGTGCGGTTCCGGCTGGCGGCGACCGCGCGCTATCTGGACCGCGAGAAGAACGAATGGACGGACGGGCACACCAACTTCTTCACGGTGTGGGCCAATCGCCAGCTCGCCACCAACGTGTCGGGGTCGATCAACGTGGGTGATCCGGTGGTCGTCCACGGCAGGTTGAAGGTGCGCTCGGAAGGGCGCGAGGGGCAGCCGGCCTGGACCTCGGCCGACATCGACGCGGTGGCGATCGGCCACGACCTCGCGCGCGGCACCTCGGCCTTCCGACGCACACAGCGGCCGGAGAACACCGGCGCGTGTTCGTCCGCGCAGCCCGAACCGGTCTGGGAGACACCGCCTGGTGAGACCGCGGATCGACAGGAGGCGGTCGCGGTGACGTGA
- a CDS encoding ABC transporter ATP-binding protein: MTTNPTLTDLAQKATAARNRPAYGHDALITCDRLVRIFTTDGVEVQALQGLDLLVREGELLALVGASGSGKSTLMNILAGLDTPTAGAARVAGHDLLTMTAKDRLAYRRTTVGFVWQQTSRNLLPYLTAAQNITLPIQLSGARTPRRAHTERALELLELLEVADCRNRRPHQMSGGQQQRVAIGVALANSPAVLLADEPTGELDSHTAEQIFAAFRTANEQLGTTIVIVTHDQAVAGEVRRTVAIRDGRTSTEVLRRSEVDATTGHETLVAREYAMLDRAGRLQLPKEYTEALGMRDRVALELEPDHIGVWPDAGDRD, encoded by the coding sequence ATGACGACGAACCCCACCCTCACGGACCTGGCCCAGAAGGCGACCGCCGCCCGCAACCGCCCCGCCTACGGCCACGACGCCCTGATCACCTGCGACCGGCTCGTCCGCATCTTCACCACGGACGGCGTGGAGGTCCAAGCCCTCCAGGGCCTCGACCTCCTCGTCCGCGAGGGCGAACTCCTCGCCCTCGTGGGCGCGTCCGGCAGCGGCAAGTCCACCCTCATGAACATCCTCGCCGGTCTGGACACCCCCACCGCCGGCGCGGCCAGAGTCGCGGGCCACGACCTCCTCACCATGACCGCGAAGGACCGCCTGGCCTACCGCCGCACGACGGTCGGCTTCGTCTGGCAGCAGACCTCCCGCAACCTTCTCCCCTATCTCACCGCGGCCCAGAACATCACCCTTCCCATCCAGCTCTCGGGCGCCAGGACACCCCGTCGCGCCCACACCGAACGCGCCCTGGAACTCCTGGAGTTGCTGGAGGTGGCCGACTGCCGCAACCGCCGTCCCCACCAGATGTCCGGCGGCCAGCAGCAACGCGTGGCGATAGGGGTGGCGTTGGCCAACAGCCCTGCGGTCCTTCTCGCCGACGAGCCGACGGGCGAACTCGACTCCCACACCGCGGAACAGATCTTCGCCGCGTTCCGCACCGCCAACGAACAGCTCGGCACGACGATCGTCATCGTCACCCATGACCAGGCGGTGGCCGGAGAGGTCCGCCGGACGGTGGCCATCAGGGACGGCCGTACGTCCACGGAGGTCCTGCGCCGCAGCGAGGTGGACGCGACGACGGGCCACGAGACCCTGGTCGCCCGTGAGTACGCGATGCTGGACCGCGCGGGCCGCCTCCAGCTCCCGAAGGAGTACACCGAGGCGTTGGGCATGCGCGACAGGGTGGCGCTCGAGCTGGAACCGGACCACATCGGCGTCTGGCCGGACGCCGGCGACCGGGACTGA
- a CDS encoding dynamin family protein encodes MVTLDVRPQLLDALSALRDRVAAARFPLPLPGAPRARANRDELLAQLDDYLVPRLRDPEAPLLAVVGGSTGAGKSTLVNSLVGRRVSEAGVLRPTTRTPVLVCHPEDHHWFSGMRVLPDLTRVWVPQQEAGDELLLPGEDPTRVLRIETADTLPPGLALLDAPDVDSLVADNRVLAAELICAADVWIMVTTAARYADAVPWHLLRTAKEYDATLVTVLDRVPHQVVSEVSRQYGALLTKAGLGDVPRFTVPELPESAWGGGLLPATAVASLRTWLVHQVQDPAARRYAVARTARGVLASLKSRMPELAGAAAAQYAAALRLTAAVEGAYDSEYARVRGRLQAGAVLAGDALKRWRAFPLDCTAAELLDALVESLGALLLCSVTAADERVDEAWRREPAAAAPELTGRDPAPESAEHRIGMAVRRWRRELEEYAEEEIRDLDRGVAPDPETVAALVATALLGGRRARVAGEGLAERIGAHGALRLRDRGGRLLAEHLDRVVHTERERRLAPLDALDVHPEPQAELIAALSVLQKER; translated from the coding sequence GTGGTGACCTTGGACGTACGGCCTCAGCTGCTCGACGCACTTTCCGCCCTGCGCGACCGTGTCGCCGCCGCACGCTTTCCGCTGCCCCTGCCGGGGGCCCCACGCGCGCGTGCCAACCGCGACGAACTGCTCGCCCAGCTCGACGACTATCTGGTGCCCCGGTTGAGGGACCCCGAAGCGCCGCTGCTGGCCGTGGTGGGCGGTTCCACCGGCGCCGGCAAGTCGACCCTCGTCAACTCCCTTGTGGGACGGCGGGTGAGCGAGGCGGGCGTGCTGCGGCCGACCACGCGGACACCCGTGCTGGTCTGCCATCCGGAGGACCATCACTGGTTCAGCGGAATGCGCGTACTGCCCGACCTCACGCGCGTGTGGGTGCCTCAACAGGAGGCGGGGGACGAGCTCCTGCTGCCCGGCGAGGACCCCACGCGCGTGCTCCGCATCGAGACCGCCGACACCCTCCCGCCAGGCCTCGCACTCCTGGACGCCCCCGACGTCGACTCCCTGGTCGCCGACAACCGCGTCCTCGCCGCAGAGCTGATCTGCGCGGCGGACGTCTGGATCATGGTCACCACGGCCGCCCGCTACGCCGACGCGGTCCCCTGGCATCTCCTGCGCACCGCCAAGGAGTACGACGCCACGCTGGTGACCGTGCTCGACCGGGTGCCGCACCAGGTCGTCTCCGAGGTCTCGCGGCAGTACGGCGCCCTGCTCACCAAGGCGGGCCTCGGCGACGTGCCCCGGTTCACGGTGCCGGAGCTGCCCGAGTCGGCCTGGGGCGGCGGGCTGCTGCCGGCCACCGCCGTGGCGTCCCTTCGGACCTGGCTCGTCCACCAGGTGCAGGACCCCGCGGCCCGGCGGTACGCCGTCGCCCGTACGGCCCGCGGTGTGCTTGCCTCCCTCAAGTCCCGGATGCCCGAGCTGGCCGGCGCGGCCGCCGCCCAGTACGCGGCCGCGCTGCGGCTCACGGCCGCCGTCGAGGGGGCGTACGACAGTGAGTACGCTCGCGTGCGGGGGCGGCTGCAGGCCGGTGCCGTGCTCGCCGGTGACGCCCTCAAGCGCTGGCGGGCCTTCCCCCTGGACTGCACCGCCGCGGAGCTCCTGGACGCCCTCGTGGAGAGCCTGGGCGCCCTGCTGCTGTGCTCGGTGACCGCCGCCGACGAGCGCGTCGACGAGGCCTGGCGGCGCGAACCGGCCGCGGCCGCGCCGGAACTGACGGGCCGCGACCCGGCCCCGGAGAGCGCCGAGCACCGGATCGGGATGGCCGTACGGCGCTGGCGGCGGGAGCTGGAGGAGTACGCCGAGGAGGAGATCCGCGACCTCGACCGCGGGGTCGCGCCCGACCCGGAGACGGTTGCCGCCCTCGTCGCCACCGCGCTGCTCGGCGGACGCCGGGCGCGGGTCGCCGGTGAGGGGCTCGCCGAGCGGATCGGCGCCCACGGAGCCCTGCGGTTGCGCGACCGGGGCGGACGGCTGCTCGCCGAGCACCTCGACCGGGTCGTGCACACCGAACGCGAGCGCCGGCTCGCCCCGCTCGACGCACTCGACGTACACCCCGAACCCCAGGCCGAACTCATCGCCGCGCTGTCCGTACTGCAGAAGGAGAGGTGA
- a CDS encoding acyl-CoA thioesterase: MRYVYRCPLRWSDMDAYGHVNNAVFIRYLEEARIDFLFRPEKDFKQGSVVARHEIDYKRQLVHRHHPVDIALWITEIRAASFTITYEVKDDDLVYVRASTVVVPFDFEAQRPRRITSEEREFLEGYRDDDEEEAVAA; this comes from the coding sequence TTGCGCTACGTCTACCGCTGTCCCCTGCGCTGGTCGGACATGGACGCCTACGGCCATGTCAACAACGCGGTCTTCATCCGCTACCTGGAAGAAGCCCGTATCGACTTCCTGTTCCGCCCGGAAAAGGACTTCAAGCAGGGGTCCGTGGTGGCGCGCCACGAGATCGACTACAAGCGGCAGCTCGTCCACCGGCACCACCCGGTGGACATCGCGCTGTGGATCACGGAGATCAGGGCCGCGTCCTTCACCATCACCTACGAGGTGAAGGACGACGACCTGGTCTATGTACGGGCCTCTACGGTGGTCGTTCCGTTCGACTTCGAGGCGCAGCGGCCGCGCAGGATCACCTCGGAGGAGCGGGAGTTCCTCGAGGGGTACCGCGACGACGACGAGGAGGAGGCCGTCGCCGCATGA
- the ettA gene encoding energy-dependent translational throttle protein EttA gives MAEYIYTMRKTRKAHGDKVILDDVTLSFLPGAKIGVVGPNGAGKSTVLKIMAGLEQPSNGDAFLSPGFSVGILMQEPKLDESKTVLENVQDGAAEIMGKLNRFNEVAELMATDYSDALLDEMGKLQEDLDHANAWDLDAQLEQAMEALGCPPGDWPVTTLSGGEKRRVALCKLLIEAPDLLLLDEPTNHLDAESVNWLEQHLSKYAGAVVAVTHDRYFLNNVAEWILELDRGRAIPYEGNYSTYLEKKATRLKVEGRKDEKRAKRLKEELEWVRSNAKGRQTKSKARLARYEEMAAEADKMRKLDFEEIQIPPGPRLGSIVVEVNNLSKAFGDKVLVDDLSFTLPRNGIVGIIGPNGAGKTTLFKMIQGLEPADSGTVKIGDTVKISYVDQSRANIDPKKTLWAVVSDELDYINVGQVEMPSRAYVSAFGFKGPDQQKPAGVLSGGERNRLNLALTLKEGGNLLLLDEPTNDLDVETLSSLENALLEFPGAAVVISHDRWFLDRVATHILAYEGDSKWYWFEGNFESYEKNKIERLGPDAARPHRATYKKLTRG, from the coding sequence TTGGCTGAGTACATCTACACCATGCGCAAGACGCGTAAGGCGCACGGCGACAAGGTGATCCTTGACGACGTGACGCTGAGCTTCCTGCCCGGCGCGAAGATCGGTGTGGTCGGACCTAACGGTGCCGGTAAGTCCACCGTTCTCAAGATCATGGCGGGCCTTGAGCAGCCGTCGAACGGTGACGCGTTCCTGTCGCCCGGCTTCAGCGTCGGCATCCTCATGCAGGAGCCGAAGCTCGACGAGTCCAAGACGGTCCTGGAGAACGTCCAGGACGGCGCCGCCGAGATCATGGGCAAGCTGAACCGCTTCAACGAGGTCGCCGAGCTCATGGCGACGGACTACTCGGACGCGCTGCTGGACGAGATGGGCAAGCTCCAGGAGGACCTGGACCACGCCAACGCCTGGGACCTGGACGCGCAGCTGGAGCAGGCCATGGAGGCGCTGGGCTGCCCGCCCGGCGACTGGCCTGTCACCACCCTCTCCGGTGGCGAGAAGCGCCGCGTCGCGCTCTGCAAGCTGCTGATCGAGGCCCCGGACCTGCTCCTCCTCGACGAGCCCACCAACCACCTGGACGCCGAGTCGGTGAACTGGCTGGAGCAGCATCTCTCGAAGTACGCGGGCGCTGTCGTCGCCGTCACTCACGACCGGTACTTCCTGAACAACGTCGCCGAGTGGATCCTCGAGCTCGACCGCGGTCGCGCGATCCCCTACGAGGGCAACTACTCCACGTACCTGGAGAAGAAGGCCACTCGCCTCAAGGTCGAGGGTCGCAAGGACGAGAAGCGCGCCAAGCGCCTCAAGGAAGAGCTGGAGTGGGTCCGCTCCAACGCCAAGGGCCGCCAGACCAAGTCCAAGGCCCGCCTGGCTCGTTACGAGGAAATGGCGGCCGAGGCCGACAAGATGCGGAAGCTGGACTTCGAGGAGATCCAGATCCCGCCGGGCCCGCGTCTGGGCTCCATCGTCGTCGAGGTCAACAACCTCTCGAAGGCGTTCGGCGACAAGGTCCTGGTCGACGACCTCTCGTTCACGCTGCCGCGCAACGGCATCGTGGGCATCATCGGCCCGAACGGTGCGGGCAAGACCACGCTGTTCAAGATGATCCAGGGTCTTGAGCCCGCGGACTCGGGCACGGTCAAGATCGGCGACACGGTCAAGATCAGCTACGTCGACCAGAGCCGCGCCAACATCGACCCCAAGAAGACCCTCTGGGCCGTGGTGTCGGACGAGCTGGACTACATCAACGTGGGCCAGGTCGAGATGCCGTCGCGGGCCTACGTCTCCGCCTTCGGCTTCAAGGGTCCGGACCAGCAGAAGCCGGCCGGCGTCCTGTCCGGTGGTGAGCGCAACCGCCTGAACCTGGCGCTCACGCTCAAGGAGGGCGGCAACCTGCTGCTCCTCGACGAGCCCACCAACGACCTCGACGTCGAGACCCTGTCCTCGCTCGAGAACGCTCTGCTCGAGTTCCCGGGCGCGGCTGTGGTCATCTCCCACGACCGCTGGTTCCTGGACCGGGTCGCGACCCACATCCTCGCGTACGAGGGTGACTCCAAGTGGTACTGGTTCGAGGGCAACTTCGAGTCGTACGAGAAGAACAAGATCGAGCGGCTCGGCCCGGACGCGGCGCGTCCGCACCGCGCCACCTACAAGAAGCTGACCCGGGGCTGA